One stretch of Longimicrobium sp. DNA includes these proteins:
- a CDS encoding MbtH family protein, with protein MPTEANEDTRTYIVLVNHEEQYSLWLADRQVPPGWKAVGGPGSRAECLEYVKEVWTDMRPLSLRGGAERPAEAHGETVRLTYSDGQPLDLGGEA; from the coding sequence ATGCCGACGGAAGCGAACGAGGATACCCGCACGTACATCGTGCTGGTGAACCACGAGGAGCAGTACTCGCTCTGGCTGGCGGACAGGCAGGTCCCGCCGGGCTGGAAGGCGGTGGGCGGGCCCGGCTCCAGGGCGGAGTGCCTGGAGTACGTGAAGGAGGTGTGGACGGACATGCGGCCGCTGAGCCTGCGGGGCGGCGCCGAGCGCCCCGCCGAGGCGCACGGCGAGACGGTGCGCCTCACCTACAGCGACGGCCAGCCGCTGGACCTGGGCGGCGAAGCCTGA